The Streptomyces taklimakanensis nucleotide sequence CCGGCCCTCCTCGTCCTCGCGCTCGCCGGTGAGGTCCTCGCGGTCCACACCGGCCTCGGACATGGCGTCCTCCAGTTGCCGCCCGACGTTCCCCCGGTCCTTGTTGGCGGCCTCGGCCCGACGCGCGGACTCCTGCCCCTGCTCGTCGAAGACGACCTGGTCGGTCTTCTCGGTCTTGGGCCGGTTCTCCTCGGGCGTGGTCATGTCGGCCTCCTCGGCTCCGCGACGTCCGTGATCGGTCCACCCGATCCGGTCGGTCGCGATCGATTGTGATCGTTGGTGACAGGAGGACGCCGTACCCGTTTGTGGACGACGCATGCGGGCCGGCGGGGGAACCGATGTCCCCGACCGGTGTGCCCGACCCCCGCCGCGGAGGACACCGCTCCCACGCCCCGCCTCCGCACGAGGGCGACCGAGCGGACGTCAGGGCCGCTCGGCGTCCGAGCCGCGGTAGGCCGGCCACGGTGTGGTCGGCTGGAGCACGGCCTCACTCAACGCCCGGGTCCGCAGGGCCGTGACCTCCTGGTACTCGGGATCGGCGACCATGCGGCTGAACGCCTCCCGACTGGGGTAGCGCACCAGCAGCACCGCGTCCCACGCCTGCCCGTCCTCGGCGACCAGAGCGGTCGCGCCGTCCCCCGCGTACAGGACCCGGGCCCCGTAGCGACCCAGGAAACGCTCCTGGAGCAGACGCCCGTACTCCTCGTACGAGGCCCTGCCGTCCGGGGCGAACCGCAGCAGGTTGAGCATGACGACCGGACCGCCCGGGTCCTCGTCCAACATGCGCTTGAGGTCGGCTCCCGAGGGGTCGACGGCCATGGGTGACTCCTTGTCGTCATGTCGATGTGCCGCAGCCGACTGCGGCGGACCGGACATCCGGCAGGAGCCTAACCCCGCGACCCGCCTCTTGCATACCGTCCGGTCGGTCCGCATCGAGCCCCGCACTGTTCACCGCGACGGCCGAGCCTGCCCGCTCCCCGACCGGGTAGGCCCCTCCCCGCACCGCGGCGAACCAGCGCCGGTACACCCCTTCGGCGGCAGGAGAACACGTTGTCCCCCACCCCACCCAGACCGAACCGACGCGGCTTCCTCGGCATCACCGGCACCACGGCGGCGCTGGCCGCCTGCGCCGCGGCCCTCCCCACCCTGGGCGCCCTCACGGCCGGACCCGCCGGTCACCGCTTCCCGGCGGCCACCCACCCCCACCACCCCACCGCCCTCTACCCCGAGGACTGCGACGACGACACCGAACCCCTGAACGCCGGAGTGCGGTGCGGCGCGGACCCGACGGAGGTCCGATGACGGTCTTCGTCCCCCGTTCGGAGTGGGGCGCCCGAGCCCCCCGCAACCGATCCGCCAACATCACGCCCGGCAACGGTGGCACCACCGTCCACCACGTGGGCGGCTCCCGCACCGCCCAGACCGACCACGGCTCGTGCGCCGGACAGGTGCGCGGCATCCAGAACCACCACATGGACGGCAACGGCTGGGCCGACATCGCCTACACCTACCTGGTCTGCGTCCACGGGCACGTCTTCGAGGGTCGGGGGCCGGGAGTGCGGACCGCGGCCAACGGCACCGACGCCGGGAACCAGAACTGGTACGCGGTGTGCGCGCTCACCGGCGGCTCGCCCTCCGACTACGACCCCGTCACCGACCGACTCCTGGACGCCCTGCGCTGGTCGATCGGCAACCTGCGCGACATCGGCGGCGCGGGACACGGGATCAACCGGCACGCCGACCACCTGCCCACCTCCTGTCCGGGCGGACTCTCCTCCCACGTACTGGACGGTTCGCTGGAACCCGGCGCGGGACCGCCCGCCTGGCCGGGCGTCCACTTCTCCCACCCGCCGACCACCGAACACCCCGGAGTGCGCGTGTGGCAGTCGCGGCTGCGCGACCGCGGCTGGTCCATCGGGGTGGACGGACGGTACGGCGCCCGCTCCCGGAGCGTGTGCGAGAG carries:
- a CDS encoding DUF1330 domain-containing protein; its protein translation is MAVDPSGADLKRMLDEDPGGPVVMLNLLRFAPDGRASYEEYGRLLQERFLGRYGARVLYAGDGATALVAEDGQAWDAVLLVRYPSREAFSRMVADPEYQEVTALRTRALSEAVLQPTTPWPAYRGSDAERP
- a CDS encoding peptidoglycan-binding domain-containing protein, giving the protein MTVFVPRSEWGARAPRNRSANITPGNGGTTVHHVGGSRTAQTDHGSCAGQVRGIQNHHMDGNGWADIAYTYLVCVHGHVFEGRGPGVRTAANGTDAGNQNWYAVCALTGGSPSDYDPVTDRLLDALRWSIGNLRDIGGAGHGINRHADHLPTSCPGGLSSHVLDGSLEPGAGPPAWPGVHFSHPPTTEHPGVRVWQSRLRDRGWSIGVDGRYGARSRSVCESFQTRHGLVVDGVVGPHTWEAAFA